A region of Paenibacillus sp. JNUCC-31 DNA encodes the following proteins:
- a CDS encoding NtaA/DmoA family FMN-dependent monooxygenase (This protein belongs to a clade of FMN-dependent monooxygenases, within a broader family of flavin-dependent oxidoreductases, the luciferase-like monooxygenase (LMM) family, some of whose members use coenzyme F420 rather than FMN.) gives MKSKKQLKIGVIVEGVGWSYWAWRHPNMPANASESVDFYVKMAKRAEEGKFDMVFLADVSHIGPGNIPHFLSMFEGVTILSALSMATSHIGLAATIATSYADPFTVARQMASLDKISNGRAAWNAVTSNSGGLANYSRSHLSKEDLYPLNKEFIEIVEGLWDSYEDDAFVRDKESGIFLNPRKMHQLNYRGKYFSVDGPLNISRSPQGRPVIFQAGTSEAFMNIASKHAEGVFINGDDYNYAKQFSEELRRRAGLAGRAPEDLLIMPSQHIIVGRTETEANEKFLELQRLSPPGYRTPKPLFFGSAETVADRIEHWHQTGTMDVLLLRQEHPSGIDDFIDLVVPILQEKGIFRNEYESRTLRGNLGLPFLENRYTKDKA, from the coding sequence ATGAAAAGTAAAAAACAGCTTAAGATCGGCGTTATAGTTGAAGGGGTTGGTTGGAGTTACTGGGCATGGCGCCACCCTAATATGCCTGCCAATGCAAGCGAAAGTGTAGATTTCTATGTCAAGATGGCGAAACGAGCAGAAGAGGGCAAGTTCGATATGGTTTTTTTAGCAGATGTAAGCCATATAGGGCCTGGAAATATCCCGCATTTTCTAAGCATGTTTGAAGGTGTAACGATACTATCCGCATTAAGCATGGCCACTAGCCACATCGGGCTTGCTGCGACTATAGCCACGTCATACGCTGATCCATTTACAGTGGCTAGACAGATGGCCTCTCTCGATAAAATTAGTAACGGGCGAGCGGCATGGAACGCTGTTACATCTAATTCTGGGGGGTTGGCTAACTACAGCAGAAGTCATTTGTCTAAAGAAGATTTATACCCTTTGAATAAAGAGTTCATCGAAATTGTAGAAGGCCTGTGGGATTCCTATGAAGATGATGCTTTTGTTCGTGATAAAGAGAGTGGTATCTTCCTCAATCCAAGAAAGATGCACCAACTGAATTACAGAGGCAAGTACTTTTCTGTTGACGGTCCGCTTAATATTAGTCGTTCTCCACAAGGAAGACCCGTCATTTTTCAAGCGGGTACGTCTGAAGCGTTTATGAATATCGCATCCAAACATGCTGAAGGTGTGTTCATAAATGGGGATGATTACAACTACGCCAAGCAATTTAGTGAGGAATTGAGAAGAAGAGCAGGCCTTGCAGGACGAGCTCCGGAAGACCTGTTAATTATGCCTTCACAACACATCATCGTTGGAAGAACAGAAACGGAGGCGAATGAAAAGTTTCTGGAGTTACAAAGGTTATCGCCCCCAGGATACCGTACTCCTAAACCCCTATTTTTCGGATCCGCAGAGACCGTAGCCGATAGGATTGAACATTGGCATCAAACGGGCACAATGGACGTATTGCTTCTAAGACAAGAACATCCTTCGGGAATTGATGATTTTATTGATTTGGTCGTACCGATCCTGCAGGAAAAGGGAATATTCCGAAATGAATATGAATCCCGTACGTTGAGAGGTAATTTAGGTCTTCCTTTCCTGGAAAATAGGTATACAAAAGATAAAGCCTGA
- a CDS encoding MarR family winged helix-turn-helix transcriptional regulator, giving the protein MEKEIDCEIRELFDKLSARMRRDYGESLRELNLHVGQDNLLYRLFLDDGVTQMQLSEQLNCEPPTITNMVKTLEQNGFIYRKRDEKDARVMRIYLTDKGKELEEPVRIIWKKHQEKLLKSISIDERLLLRRLMKQMESNLF; this is encoded by the coding sequence ATGGAGAAAGAAATTGACTGTGAGATCCGTGAGCTGTTCGATAAACTTTCGGCAAGAATGAGACGAGATTACGGCGAAAGTCTTAGGGAACTAAACCTGCATGTCGGACAAGATAATCTGCTCTACCGTTTATTCTTAGATGATGGAGTAACACAAATGCAGCTAAGTGAACAATTAAACTGTGAACCTCCCACTATAACCAACATGGTTAAAACACTTGAACAAAACGGATTCATCTATCGTAAGCGTGATGAAAAAGATGCACGAGTCATGCGGATTTATTTAACCGATAAAGGAAAGGAACTTGAGGAGCCCGTTCGTATTATATGGAAAAAGCATCAGGAAAAGTTGCTAAAATCGATCTCAATTGATGAACGACTCCTCTTACGACGGCTTATGAAGCAAATGGAGAGTAATTTGTTTTAA
- a CDS encoding NtaA/DmoA family FMN-dependent monooxygenase (This protein belongs to a clade of FMN-dependent monooxygenases, within a broader family of flavin-dependent oxidoreductases, the luciferase-like monooxygenase (LMM) family, some of whose members use coenzyme F420 rather than FMN.): MHDYLDNSNKQIKLAIMFVTGYGGEGYSWRFNDSNPKAYTDINAYIELAKLAEQGKIHTLFIADTPGMVGAGVNGDMAQKSPMFVMEPMTMLAAVATHTQKIGLVATYSTTYNLPYNLARQLKTLDLISGGRVGWNAVTTGTREVAYNFGASPLPDTTTRYEMADEMVEAVQSLWGSFGENAYITDQQTGEFIKLDQLTPANFYGQYYQTRGPLPLPPSPQGQPPIFQAGPSFEGVEMAGKFASGVYANPFTIEEARHYRNLLKQSAIKYGRNPDEINMFSGFMVTVGDTYEEALARRHQLLDFMGEDAFEGQIRYLSAMIGVNLNELNLNEPLPKSLQYQATPNPGDPRSLRAVELIKQGLSPRDVLANGIINYHPVVVGTPEDVADFIEEWFKAGATDGFSIVPESQKGVKDFVEKVVPVLQKRGLYHLDYEGNTLREHLGVPKQYGVRK; encoded by the coding sequence ATGCACGACTATTTAGATAATTCAAACAAGCAAATCAAGCTGGCCATCATGTTTGTAACAGGCTATGGTGGTGAGGGTTATTCTTGGCGATTTAATGATAGTAATCCAAAGGCTTACACCGACATCAATGCCTATATTGAGCTTGCCAAACTTGCTGAACAGGGTAAAATTCACACGCTGTTTATTGCGGATACACCTGGGATGGTGGGAGCTGGGGTAAATGGTGATATGGCTCAAAAATCACCAATGTTTGTAATGGAACCGATGACGATGCTAGCTGCTGTTGCCACGCATACCCAGAAAATCGGTTTGGTAGCAACCTATTCTACCACTTACAACTTACCGTATAATTTGGCTCGCCAACTTAAAACGCTGGACCTCATAAGTGGTGGGCGTGTCGGTTGGAATGCGGTAACAACAGGAACTCGTGAGGTTGCTTATAATTTTGGAGCTAGTCCTCTGCCTGACACTACCACTCGTTATGAAATGGCAGATGAAATGGTAGAAGCAGTGCAGTCTCTTTGGGGAAGTTTTGGCGAAAATGCCTACATTACAGACCAACAAACTGGCGAATTTATCAAATTGGATCAATTAACCCCTGCCAATTTCTATGGTCAATACTACCAGACCCGAGGCCCACTTCCCCTTCCACCAAGTCCGCAAGGGCAACCGCCTATTTTTCAGGCAGGTCCAAGTTTTGAAGGGGTGGAAATGGCAGGTAAATTTGCCAGCGGTGTTTATGCTAACCCTTTTACGATTGAAGAAGCTCGTCATTACCGTAATTTGTTAAAACAAAGTGCAATAAAATACGGTAGAAACCCTGATGAAATCAATATGTTTTCTGGTTTTATGGTTACGGTGGGCGATACTTATGAAGAAGCACTTGCCCGCCGTCATCAGTTACTGGATTTTATGGGAGAGGATGCATTTGAAGGGCAAATTCGCTATTTATCAGCGATGATTGGCGTAAATTTAAATGAATTGAATTTGAATGAACCCCTACCAAAATCTTTACAATATCAAGCCACGCCGAATCCAGGCGACCCACGCTCACTAAGAGCAGTAGAGCTAATCAAACAAGGGCTAAGTCCAAGAGATGTATTGGCAAACGGAATCATCAACTATCACCCTGTAGTGGTTGGCACGCCTGAAGATGTGGCGGATTTCATTGAAGAATGGTTTAAAGCAGGGGCAACGGACGGTTTTTCCATTGTGCCAGAAAGTCAAAAAGGTGTAAAAGATTTTGTGGAAAAAGTTGTGCCCGTGTTGCAAAAACGAGGCTTATATCATCTTGATTATGAGGGAAATACTTTGCGTGAACACTTGGGTGTGCCGAAGCAATATGGAGTGAGAAAGTAG
- a CDS encoding serine aminopeptidase domain-containing protein → MVAGYDGLNLYLTRDYGVKEGAQYLKANVDKFIAPVLLVSGCDDVYVVPKDAIDFYQETASKDKSLRLYSELGHYLMFEPTGDVVVDDIVGWINQRVKK, encoded by the coding sequence CTGGTTGCAGGATATGATGGTTTAAACCTTTATCTAACCAGAGATTATGGTGTTAAAGAAGGCGCGCAATACCTCAAAGCTAATGTTGACAAATTTATCGCACCTGTTTTACTGGTAAGCGGTTGTGATGATGTTTATGTTGTGCCTAAAGATGCCATTGATTTTTATCAAGAAACGGCTTCAAAAGATAAAAGTTTGAGACTTTATAGCGAACTTGGACATTATTTGATGTTTGAACCAACCGGAGATGTAGTAGTTGATGATATTGTGGGATGGATCAATCAGAGAGTGAAAAAATAA
- a CDS encoding NAD(P)H-dependent flavin oxidoreductase has protein sequence MKNRVADILGIEKPIIQGPMSWLTDGKFVGAISKGGGLGVLGINAGQSEPAKTVEETVENMRREVRIARSITSNPIGINIIPTVAGFDLYTQPMLDMMVEEGVEVAVMVGAFSKEWTQKFKANNIKVIYRGAPTVEVTEEAIKGGVDILVATGFDEGGQVPANVIGTFSIVPLVVDAAKGRVPVLAAGGITDERTAKAAMALGAEGVFVGTAFLASKESRMAVNIKDALIKSDANDMLLYRTQPAYYRSLPGELPNKLAEMDRNLAKNEEIYQASNPASGMRNGMLYGDLSKGFASLGLGISMIHQIDSVEIIIDRLMSGIE, from the coding sequence ATGAAAAATCGTGTAGCAGACATTTTAGGGATTGAAAAACCTATTATTCAAGGACCAATGAGTTGGCTAACAGACGGTAAGTTTGTAGGAGCTATTAGTAAGGGTGGAGGACTAGGTGTGCTTGGCATCAATGCTGGACAATCAGAACCTGCCAAGACCGTTGAAGAAACGGTTGAGAATATGCGCCGTGAGGTTCGTATTGCTAGAAGTATCACCTCAAATCCTATTGGAATCAATATCATTCCTACGGTGGCAGGTTTTGACCTCTATACACAACCCATGCTAGACATGATGGTAGAAGAGGGGGTCGAAGTGGCTGTGATGGTAGGGGCATTTTCAAAGGAATGGACTCAAAAATTTAAGGCCAACAATATCAAAGTCATTTATCGAGGGGCACCAACTGTTGAAGTGACAGAGGAAGCTATCAAAGGTGGTGTGGATATTCTGGTTGCCACAGGTTTTGATGAAGGGGGACAAGTTCCAGCAAACGTTATTGGTACCTTTTCTATTGTGCCCTTGGTGGTAGATGCTGCAAAAGGTCGTGTGCCAGTATTAGCCGCTGGCGGGATTACAGATGAACGCACTGCCAAAGCTGCAATGGCTCTAGGAGCGGAAGGGGTGTTTGTCGGGACTGCCTTTCTTGCCTCAAAAGAGTCTCGTATGGCTGTTAATATTAAAGATGCTTTAATTAAATCAGATGCTAATGATATGTTGCTTTATCGCACGCAACCTGCCTATTACCGTTCTCTACCCGGGGAACTCCCAAATAAATTGGCAGAAATGGATCGCAATTTAGCCAAAAATGAAGAGATTTACCAGGCATCGAATCCAGCATCGGGGATGAGAAATGGCATGCTATACGGTGATTTATCAAAAGGTTTCGCCTCATTGGGGCTTGGCATTTCAATGATCCATCAAATTGATTCGGTTGAAATCATTATCGATCGTTTAATGAGTGGCATTGAGTGA
- a CDS encoding MarR family winged helix-turn-helix transcriptional regulator codes for MNHKVDCDIRQSLDKISFQMRRDYNESLRELNLYVGQDNLLSRLWLGDGITQMQLCEHLKCEPSTVTNMVKSLAQNGFIYRKRDEQDARVMRIYLTDKGQELEKPVEFKWKQQQEKLLHSILPEERLILRDLMKRLERNLE; via the coding sequence ATGAACCATAAGGTTGATTGCGATATTCGTCAGTCGTTAGATAAAATTTCATTTCAAATGCGTCGAGATTATAATGAAAGTCTTAGGGAACTTAATCTTTATGTAGGCCAAGATAATTTACTCTCTCGTTTGTGGTTAGGAGATGGGATAACACAAATGCAGCTTTGTGAACATTTAAAATGTGAACCGTCTACGGTAACAAATATGGTTAAATCATTGGCACAAAACGGATTTATATACCGTAAACGTGATGAACAAGATGCAAGGGTTATGCGAATTTATCTAACGGACAAAGGCCAAGAATTAGAGAAGCCGGTTGAGTTCAAATGGAAACAGCAGCAAGAAAAATTACTCCATTCAATCTTACCGGAGGAACGCTTAATATTGAGGGATCTTATGAAGCGATTGGAGAGAAACCTAGAATAA
- a CDS encoding nitroreductase family protein: MSNSQNSEKIEQQLFLDVIRERRSVRSYDPNVQISREEMTEILELATLAPSSSNLQPWRFLVIDTPELKEKLLPIAFNQQQVVEASAVIAVLGDLKSYQKAEEIYGQAVEAGFMPIDTAKSFIERNVDMYSNLPPEETLQIVYTDGGLISMQLMLVARSKGYDTVPMHGYDRAKLFETFGISEQYVPVMIIAIGKAMKPGHPTTRLPIEDVAFFNEFPSE, encoded by the coding sequence ATGTCAAACTCTCAAAATTCAGAAAAGATCGAACAGCAACTGTTCTTAGATGTGATTCGTGAACGTCGTTCTGTTCGTTCATACGATCCAAACGTGCAGATCTCACGTGAAGAAATGACTGAAATACTCGAACTGGCAACATTGGCTCCTTCGTCTTCGAACCTGCAGCCATGGCGTTTTCTCGTTATCGATACACCAGAGTTGAAAGAAAAGCTTTTACCTATCGCGTTTAACCAACAACAAGTAGTCGAAGCTTCTGCCGTTATTGCTGTGCTAGGAGATCTGAAAAGCTACCAGAAGGCAGAAGAAATTTATGGTCAGGCTGTTGAAGCAGGCTTTATGCCGATTGATACGGCTAAATCATTCATCGAACGAAATGTTGATATGTACTCAAACCTGCCTCCTGAAGAGACGCTACAAATTGTATATACGGATGGTGGCCTAATTTCGATGCAGCTCATGCTTGTCGCACGATCCAAAGGTTACGACACTGTTCCGATGCATGGATACGATAGAGCAAAGTTATTTGAAACGTTCGGAATTTCCGAGCAGTATGTGCCGGTTATGATCATTGCGATCGGAAAAGCAATGAAACCAGGACATCCTACTACTCGTCTTCCTATTGAGGATGTAGCGTTCTTTAACGAATTTCCATCAGAATAA
- a CDS encoding winged helix-turn-helix transcriptional regulator: MSRLYKDGFDKECIKEHREEVYGIAYTQNILSGRWKYIILWYLKTKERRYSEIKAFLWDIPQGSLTKQLRELERDGLINRKVYPEVPPRVDYSLTSKGKEFIPIINLMEEFGKKFGEQVD, translated from the coding sequence GTGTCTAGATTATATAAGGATGGATTTGATAAAGAGTGTATAAAGGAACATAGAGAAGAAGTTTATGGCATTGCCTATACCCAAAACATACTTTCTGGGCGTTGGAAATATATCATTCTTTGGTATTTAAAGACCAAAGAGCGTCGTTATAGTGAGATTAAAGCTTTTTTATGGGATATTCCACAAGGTTCTCTTACAAAGCAACTTCGAGAATTAGAAAGAGATGGCTTAATAAATCGTAAAGTTTATCCAGAGGTTCCTCCTCGAGTAGATTATTCATTAACCTCAAAAGGGAAAGAATTCATTCCTATAATTAATTTGATGGAAGAGTTCGGGAAGAAGTTCGGGGAGCAGGTAGACTAA
- a CDS encoding copper amine oxidase N-terminal domain-containing protein, with amino-acid sequence MQKDGKTIRWAVGNRQVKVNQQTVMQNAPLLLKNGSAFVPVRFVAEQLNTSVEYMGSKHMVVIFKN; translated from the coding sequence ATTCAGAAGGATGGTAAAACGATTCGTTGGGCTGTAGGGAACAGACAGGTAAAAGTAAACCAGCAAACGGTGATGCAAAATGCTCCTTTACTTCTGAAGAACGGCAGTGCGTTCGTTCCTGTTCGTTTTGTGGCGGAGCAGTTAAATACTTCCGTAGAATATATGGGAAGCAAGCATATGGTCGTGATTTTCAAAAATTAA
- a CDS encoding copper amine oxidase N-terminal domain-containing protein, which translates to MPGGQRKTQRLVIGNKTAYVGDSAYRISAAPFIQTGRTYVPIRFISEKLGATVN; encoded by the coding sequence TTGCCTGGCGGTCAGCGTAAGACACAGCGCTTGGTGATCGGCAACAAGACAGCTTATGTGGGAGACAGTGCTTATCGTATTTCCGCAGCGCCATTTATTCAGACAGGACGTACCTATGTGCCGATCCGTTTCATCTCCGAGAAGCTTGGGGCAACCGTGAATTAG
- a CDS encoding leucine-rich repeat domain-containing protein: MNKNDDESLTKEDLESLTDVNLSGKGIKSLQGLEYAVNVTKLSLSGNQIADISPLSDAVNLTTVVIKLWILSPSGS, from the coding sequence TTGAATAAAAACGACGATGAATCACTAACAAAAGAGGATTTAGAGTCACTGACCGACGTTAATTTATCGGGTAAAGGAATTAAGAGTTTGCAGGGTTTGGAATATGCAGTAAATGTGACGAAGCTCTCTTTAAGTGGAAATCAAATTGCTGATATTTCCCCTCTATCCGATGCTGTGAATTTGACGACTGTGGTAATCAAATTGTGGATATTAAGCCCCTCAGGAAGTTAA
- a CDS encoding RNA polymerase sigma factor codes for MAVKTNSATADDLTQQAFLKAMENFHLFKCNSSIFTWLFKIAQNIVKNEYRTKSRNKEMVHEVIDFQSQSISLDIARDVDIRLDISAALARLNELDQQIISLRFFVDCTLLEISKIIGMPQSAVKNRLYRALNNLKKELKEWGDITIMSIKELISIVDKSEAPPRMMV; via the coding sequence ATTGCAGTAAAGACAAATTCGGCAACTGCCGATGACTTAACGCAACAAGCTTTTTTAAAAGCAATGGAAAACTTTCACTTGTTTAAGTGTAACTCCAGTATATTTACTTGGCTATTCAAAATCGCGCAAAATATTGTGAAAAACGAATATCGTACGAAATCACGAAATAAAGAAATGGTGCACGAAGTAATCGACTTTCAGTCCCAATCGATATCCCTCGATATTGCTAGAGATGTCGATATCCGTCTTGATATCAGTGCTGCATTAGCCCGATTGAATGAATTAGATCAGCAAATCATATCATTGCGTTTTTTCGTCGATTGCACTTTATTGGAAATATCCAAAATCATCGGGATGCCTCAAAGCGCAGTCAAGAACAGACTCTATCGTGCCTTAAACAATCTAAAAAAAGAATTAAAAGAATGGGGTGACATTACAATCATGTCTATTAAAGAATTGATATCAATTGTGGATAAAAGCGAGGCTCCTCCAAGAATGATGGTATGA
- a CDS encoding helix-turn-helix transcriptional regulator, translating into MNWIEENYMESDILNNLADDLHLTRSYVSRVFKKETGSNLSEYLVAKRIQVAAHLLESTSIQVDSIAHQVGFQNVSHFISRFKKTYRLTPLQYRLKVKKIDYL; encoded by the coding sequence ATGAACTGGATTGAAGAAAACTACATGGAAAGTGATATTTTGAACAACCTGGCTGACGATCTACACCTTACACGATCTTACGTATCACGAGTTTTCAAAAAAGAAACCGGTAGTAATCTCAGCGAATACCTCGTCGCCAAACGAATTCAGGTTGCCGCCCATTTGTTGGAAAGTACTTCAATACAGGTAGACAGCATCGCACACCAGGTAGGATTTCAGAACGTCTCTCATTTTATCTCACGTTTCAAAAAAACGTATCGCCTTACGCCACTCCAATACAGGCTTAAGGTTAAGAAGATAGATTATTTGTAA
- a CDS encoding AbfB domain-containing protein — MPNNATFRRVPGLADSNMYSYQMWSDSTKYLRHSGSLMYVESGTGTGFNGDATFAEVAP; from the coding sequence ATTCCAAATAATGCCACTTTCCGCAGAGTACCGGGTTTGGCGGATTCAAACATGTACTCATACCAGATGTGGTCTGATTCCACTAAGTATCTCCGTCATTCCGGTTCACTCATGTATGTCGAGAGTGGAACAGGCACAGGGTTTAATGGTGATGCTACTTTCGCTGAAGTTGCGCCATAA
- a CDS encoding DUF2231 domain-containing protein: protein MSNRILAFKKGMRSIMQLHPMIIHFPIVLLLVGAISLWISFWGSDFYRRLANYSLVGGFVFLIAAVISGFNSVDYAVKTFPNVSETITKHQMFGIFTLIIFALTLLVQYGSIKKKNSSTFLRGILFILSFTGLVMLIMTGHFGGQLIYP from the coding sequence ATGTCGAATCGAATCCTAGCATTTAAGAAAGGAATGAGAAGTATTATGCAGTTACATCCAATGATTATACATTTCCCTATAGTACTGTTATTAGTAGGTGCCATATCTTTATGGATTTCCTTCTGGGGATCTGACTTCTATAGGCGATTAGCAAATTATTCATTAGTAGGAGGATTTGTTTTCTTGATTGCTGCCGTCATTTCTGGTTTCAACAGTGTAGATTACGCAGTAAAGACATTTCCGAATGTATCAGAAACGATAACTAAACATCAAATGTTTGGAATCTTCACACTCATCATATTTGCTTTAACACTTTTAGTTCAATACGGTAGTATTAAGAAAAAAAATTCTTCTACTTTTCTAAGAGGAATCTTGTTCATTTTGTCATTTACAGGACTTGTTATGCTAATCATGACTGGACATTTCGGAGGTCAACTTATATATCCCTAG
- a CDS encoding pyridoxamine 5'-phosphate oxidase family protein, protein MGNSKSTYWIENRLEQKDLMPKLVKQELENEIKQDILDFLEAQEVANLATLTPNSWPLIHAMHFATVTDQEQRPVFYLFSVPGTRKLHNISVNSQVALSIYNLTGYENRKQAKAFQFMGIAQIITDPEEVKKALAAQRSKPGYEFTEHLPLEKQPCIRVDVLYGTWMDQSGKRPLVSVDYRQQV, encoded by the coding sequence ATGGGAAATAGTAAATCAACGTATTGGATTGAAAACAGATTGGAACAGAAAGATCTTATGCCTAAGTTAGTTAAACAAGAATTGGAAAATGAAATCAAACAAGACATTTTGGACTTTTTAGAAGCACAAGAGGTTGCTAATCTGGCAACGTTAACTCCTAATAGTTGGCCACTTATTCATGCTATGCATTTTGCCACAGTTACAGATCAAGAACAAAGACCTGTGTTTTATCTGTTTTCTGTTCCAGGCACGAGGAAGTTGCATAACATCAGTGTGAATTCCCAGGTAGCATTATCAATATATAATTTAACAGGATATGAAAATAGAAAGCAGGCAAAGGCATTTCAATTTATGGGGATTGCCCAAATTATCACTGACCCAGAAGAAGTTAAAAAAGCACTAGCAGCTCAAAGAAGTAAGCCAGGTTATGAATTCACTGAACATTTACCGCTTGAAAAACAGCCTTGCATACGAGTAGATGTTCTATACGGTACGTGGATGGATCAATCAGGCAAGCGTCCGTTGGTATCAGTAGACTATCGGCAACAGGTGTAA
- a CDS encoding TetR/AcrR family transcriptional regulator, which produces MRTKSEDKRKAIIDAALQLLKESASYEVSMSEIAARVGGSKATLYNYFSSKQEVFVELVKQSVQPELTTIQSILSENENLKTVLQNFGEHYLHQRCSPDTIAINRMLIAESARSDVGILFFEEGQRKILGMLSVLFEKEINAQNLKNMDTKVVVSHFIALIESELVEKCLFGFIEDPSDEQIKLCVERAVSVFLDSYLSN; this is translated from the coding sequence TTGAGAACAAAAAGTGAAGACAAGAGAAAAGCAATAATCGATGCTGCATTACAATTGCTAAAGGAGAGCGCTTCATATGAAGTATCCATGTCCGAAATTGCTGCGCGTGTTGGGGGTTCTAAAGCCACTTTATATAACTATTTTTCATCTAAACAAGAAGTGTTTGTAGAATTGGTTAAACAGTCTGTTCAACCTGAATTAACTACCATACAGTCCATATTGTCAGAAAATGAAAATCTTAAGACGGTGCTACAAAATTTTGGGGAACATTACTTGCATCAACGGTGCAGCCCGGATACGATCGCTATTAACCGGATGTTAATTGCAGAGTCCGCGCGCTCAGATGTTGGGATTTTGTTCTTTGAGGAGGGTCAAAGGAAAATTCTCGGTATGTTATCTGTACTGTTTGAGAAAGAAATAAATGCTCAAAATTTAAAAAATATGGATACAAAAGTGGTTGTGTCACACTTTATAGCCTTAATCGAATCAGAACTAGTTGAAAAATGTCTATTCGGCTTTATTGAGGATCCATCCGATGAGCAAATCAAATTGTGCGTTGAGCGAGCTGTCAGTGTTTTTTTGGATTCGTATTTATCAAATTAA
- a CDS encoding TetR family transcriptional regulator: protein MLEQKLENKSKILLAAKKLFAEKGYEGTGIRQICEEADVNLSLVSYHFGGKKSVYESLFHHFYCPHVTSELELITDSMHPTEGVRKIISLIVRYTLRDPEMSNIIYQELSVNINHSSTVNKFIDQLFTKMNGFLRVGKERGMFEIESIPHSMLMVLNLAITHTNRHNSWLMMDHNSVMYENLIEQINDFVLRGLGVKS, encoded by the coding sequence TTGTTGGAACAAAAATTAGAAAATAAAAGTAAAATCTTACTTGCCGCCAAGAAGCTTTTTGCAGAAAAAGGATATGAAGGCACAGGAATTCGTCAGATTTGTGAAGAGGCTGATGTGAACCTTTCGCTTGTCTCATATCATTTTGGTGGTAAAAAGAGTGTATATGAGTCCTTGTTTCACCATTTTTATTGCCCCCATGTAACAAGTGAATTGGAGCTCATAACTGATTCAATGCATCCTACCGAGGGGGTTAGGAAAATAATCAGTTTAATTGTCCGGTATACTCTAAGAGATCCTGAGATGAGTAACATTATTTATCAAGAGTTATCCGTTAATATTAATCACTCATCAACTGTAAATAAATTTATTGATCAACTCTTTACAAAAATGAATGGGTTCCTTCGAGTGGGTAAAGAGCGAGGGATGTTTGAAATTGAGTCTATTCCGCACAGTATGTTAATGGTTTTAAACCTTGCAATCACACATACAAATCGACATAATTCATGGTTAATGATGGATCATAACAGTGTTATGTATGAAAATTTAATAGAACAAATTAATGATTTTGTACTTCGAGGATTAGGAGTAAAGTCTTAA